GTCTTCAACCGGCATGAGGAAGGGTTTGTCGGCGTCGCGCTCCGGTGTCGGTATATATTCGTCTACAGCGTCCATGAGCTGCCATATCTTGCCGCACCATTCGCATTCCCTCTTACCGCATCCGCATTCCAGAGCCTTTAATGCAGAACCCGCCACTACGGGTATCTCGTCGCCCGGGAATTCGTAGGAGGACAAGAGTTCCCTTACTTCCATTTCGACCAGTTCTAAAAGTTCTGGGTCGTCTACCATGTCTACTTTGTTCATGAATACTACGATGTAGGGTACGCCTACCTGCCTGGCAAGCAGTATGTGTTCCCTGGTCTGGGGCATGGGGCCGTCCGCTGCCGATACTACCAGGATGGCTCCGTCCATCTGGGCGGCTCCGGTAATCATGTTCTTTACGTAGTCGGCGTGGCCCGGGCAGTCCACGTGGGCGTAGTGCCTCTTTTCAGTCTCGTATTCCACGTGAGCCGTGGCTATTGTTATTCCGCGTTCCCTCTCTTCGGGAGCTTTGTCTATCTGGTCGTATGCTACGAAGTTGGCAAGCCCCGAGCTGGAAAGGGTTCGGGTAATCGCTGCCGTTAATGTGGTCTTTCCGTGGTCTACGTGGCCTATCGTACCTACGTTAACGTGAGGCTTCGTCCTCTCAAATTTTTGCTTTGCCATCGTGTTTCCTCCTTGTACAATATAGTTAGCTTTAATAATGTAATTAAGGGTCATTCAAAGTTTTTTGACAACCACACAGGAATTCTGATAAAACTTAGCTAATATTTCTCGTAGCGGCAGGGGACTTCGATCTTCCTCCTTGGGAAGCTCTTTCGCTGTCCCGAAATTAAGAGTGAAGCCCCTCCTCTATGAGATGTCTCGAATGAGCACGTTGCGGATGTAGCTTGCTGCATGCCTCGAGTTACGCGCAAGGTTGAGACTTATAGAGGATTGCGGGAACCCTGCCTAATTCAGTGAAAGCGAGGATGTAAATCATGTTCTATGGCGGTATTGATGTGGCTAAACACAGTCACGAAGTATGCCTCGTAAACGACTCCGGTGATATAGTCTTAAAGATGCATCTAGACAATAACCATAAAGGGATGAATAAGCTTTTGCAGGCATTGGAAAGACTCGGTTTAAAGCCTGATGACGTAAAGTTCTGCTTAGAGGCCACCGGCCATTACTGGCTCCCTATCTACTGCTACCTCACTAACCAGGGATTTGAACTTCATGTCATCAATCCCATTCAGTCGGATGCTTTGCGGAATCTCTATGTGCGTAAAACTAAAACCGACCAAAAAGATGCTCTGCTCCTTGCTGACTTGCTGCGATTGGGAAGAGCCCCCGAGACCAGACTCCCTTCCGAAACAACCCTCAAATTGCAGTCGCTCTCCCGACTCCGCTTTGAGTTCGTACGCCAGGTCGGTGGCCTTAAGAACAGGGTGCTTGGTATTTTGGATAGGATTTTCCCTGAATACCCAGACTGCTTCTCCGATGTGTTTATCCGGACTTCAAGGGAGCTGCTTAAATCTTACCCGGAGCCGGAAGAATTAGCCGAAGTGGACCTTTCAGAGTTATCTGCTTTCCTGAAAGAACATTCCCGCGGTCGGTTCGGTGAAGAAAGAGCTAAAAAGATTCAATCTCTGGCTAAGGGGACCTTCGGTATCACAATGGCTTTAGACGCTTTCACATTACAGCTTCGTTTGTTGGTTGAGCAAATTGAATTTATTGAAGAACAGATAAAGGTTATTGAAGATGCAATTAACGAGGTTATGGAGGAGCTTCGTCCTAGTAAGGATACCCCTTATCGCCACGTAATTGAAACTATTCCAGGTATTGGCCCTGTCCTGGCTGCCGCAATTATCGGTGAGATAGGTGATATTTCTCGTTTCCCTAACCCCCGGGCTCTCGTAGCTTATGCCGGTTTAGATGCTACAGTCAGGGCTTCAGGATTGTTTGAGGGTACTCGTAACCGTATGTCTAAACGCGGTTCCCCTGTTTTAAGAAACAGCTTGTGGTTAGCCGCTGTTTCAGCCCGCCGTTTTAACCCGGAGTTGAGGGCTTATTATGAGCAAAAACGCAGCCAGGGAAAGCACTCGAATGTTGCTACAGGAGCCGTTGCAAGAAAACTTGTTCACCTGATCTACTCTCTCTGGAAGGATAACCGGCCGTATGACCCGGATTATCAATGGTCTCCTCCCGGCAAAAATGCGTGAACAGAATTTCTATGTGATTGTCAAGAAATTTTTGCTCTAGCCTATTGACTTTTCATAGCACGTCTTAATTATGTAGAATAAAATATAAAAAAATACTCGTCCACTATATTATAACCAAATAAAATCCAATTTTCAAATAGTTTCAATACAAAAATGGAGCCCACGACCGGGATCGAACCGGTGACCTCCGCCTTACCAAGGCGACGCTCTGCCGACTGAGCTACGTGGGCACTATGGTGGCGGGGGCTGGATTTGAACCAGCGGCCTTCGGGTTATGAGCCCGACGAGCTACCAGACTGCTCCACCCCGCGACGTTATTTTTTTGGAGCGGGAAACGGGATTTGAACCCGCGACACCCAGCTTGGAAGGCTGGTGCTCTGCCATCTGAGCTATTCCCGCAGGTATGGTGGAGAGAGGTGGATTCGAACCACCGAAGGCATCGCCAGCAGATTTACAGTCTGCCCCCTTTGGCCAGCTTGGGTATCTCTCCATTAATCTTGCTCTATATATTATAAAAATAAAAATCGTTTTGGTCAATAGTTTTTTTCTTCCTAAATATCCCTTACTTCTAGGTATTTTTCCAGCTTCCTCTTGACCCTCTGCAGGGCGTTGTCGATGGACTTTACATGCCTCCTCAATTCCTTGGCGATCTCCTGGTAAGACTTGCCGTTCAGGTAGGATATGAGCACTTCCCACTCCAGCTTGCTCAGGATTTCGCCCATTTTGCCTTCTATGTCCTCAACTTCTTCCCTACTGATTATGAGTTCCTCCGGGTCGGTGATCTTCACCTCGGAAAGCACATCCAGCAGCGTCCTCTCCGAGTCTTCGTCGTAAATCGGCTTATTCAGGGAAATGTACGAATTTAGCGGAATGTGCTTTTGGCGGGTGGCAGTTTTAATGGCCGTGATGATCTGCCTGGTTATGCAGAGCTCCGCAAAGGCCTTGAAAGACGATAGCTTATCGGGGTTGAAATCCCTGATCGCTTTATAAAGGCCGATCATACCTTCCTGGATAATGTCTTCTTTATCTGCACCGATCAGGAAATAGGATCTGGCCTTGGACTTGACAAAATTTTTATATTTATTGATCAGGTATTCCAGAGCTTCCCGGCTGCCTCTCCTGGCTTCGTATACTACCTCTTCGTCCTGCATGTCCTCATAGTAAGCGTAGTCGTTTTTATGAAGCCCCGCATTCACACTATCGCCCCCTGCCGAAATAAACCCACGTAATTCATTATATCTCATAGGATTCCGAGTAGTCAAGCTCCCCCGCCGTTTTTTAGGCGCTCAATGATCTGGCTCCATATCTTCTTGTCTATCCTTTCCTCCAGGGTATGCCTTTCCAGCCGGCGCCTTTCCTCCTGCTTCCTCCTTTTTTCGATCAGGTCCTTTATTTCCTGGTGCAGCTCCCTGGCGGAAACGCGGATAGCGCCGCGGCCCATGACTATTTGCTGTTCTATCCAGTCGGAGGTGGCAACCCTTACCCTCTGTCCCATGGACATGGAATCCACCGTTTTTTCTATATAGTTGTCGGCGGTTTCCCCTTCTTTGGTAAAGACTACCTCCACGCCGTTTACGCGGTAGATGATGCGCCTACCTCCTTCTACCTGGTGGGCGTCGAATACTATGATGACATTTATCCCCGTCTGAGCCGCATAATCGGCCATAATGTCTATCAGTTTTTCCCTGGCGGCCTCCAGGTTCAGGCTCTTTGCCTCAACGAGCTCAGGCCAGGCATTTATGACATTATAGCCGTCTACAAATAAATATTCCTCATATTTTTCAGTCATGCCTTCCTTCCCTTTGCCTCAAAATTTCGTATCCGAGGACAGCAGCGGCTACTGCGGCATTCAGTGAAGGCACATGACCCCGCATGGGAAGCTTAACCAAAAGGTCGCACTTTTCTCTGACCAGCCTGCCCAGCCCTTTGTCTTCTCCCCCGATGACCAGAGCTACTGGTCCGGTCAGGTCCACCCGGTGGTAGGGTTCACCGTCCATGTCAGCCCCCACCACCCACAACCCCTTTTCTTTGAGGCATTCCAGGGTTGAGGCGATATTGGTGACCCTTGCCACATTTACGTACCCGGCAGCCCCTTCCGACACCTTTACCACGGCCGGCGTTACTCCGCAGGCCCTTCTCTTCGGGATGATCACGCCGTGGACCCCCAGGCAGTCGGCTGTGCGCAGGATGCTGCCCAGATTCTGGGGGTCGGTGATCTCGTTTAGCACGAAGACGAAAGGAGCTTCCCGGCGCCGTTCCGCCGTTTCAAGGATGTCGTCCACCGAGACGTATTCCTTCGGGGAAGACAGGGCGATAACACCCTGAGGGTTTCGGGTCCGGGCCATGTGCTCGAAACTCTTCGGGTCAAGCTCGACCACCGGTATACCGGAGCTTCTTGCAAGCTCCCTTATCTTCTGCATAACCCCGTGCCTTTCCCCTTTTTTTATATAGATTTTATTTAAAGGCATGCTGGCCGAAAGGGCTTCCAGCACGGCATTTCTGCCCTCTATTCTGGCCTCATTTTTATCTTCCAGAATCACTATCCCTCCCCGGAATTTGATGATATAATTGAGTTAAAAGGCTTGTACCAATGATATTTAAATTTGCCTTAAAAGTCAAGGAGGCGAGTAATCATGAGGGTAAAAGTTTTAACCCATACTCCCGAACCGGAAAAAACCGTAGCCGCCGCGGCCCGCTTATGCTATTCCAACGCAGGGGCCTGCGAGATCATGGAAAACCTGACCGAGGAAAAGATATCTTCTTTTATACAGAAATTGATGGACATGGGACACATGTCCCCCACCGAACACGTAACCTTCACCTTCGCCATCGAGGGTGTCAGCCGCACGCTGCTAGCCCAGCTCACCCGCCACCGGATAGCGTCTTACTCGGTCCAGAGCCTGAGGTATAACAATCCCTTTAAGGAAGAACTCAAAAAAGAAGATGAAACAGAAGCGGCAAAGCTCAAATCGGAAAACGAAACCTACCTGAAGGGCTTTCTTTACGCCGGCGGGGAAAAAGCTCTTTATAAGAGCTTTATAGAGGAATCCGGCGTTTTACCGGCCCTTCCCGAAGAAATCCCCGAAGAAAACCTCTCCCACTACGTCAGAGGCATTTTCGACGCGGCGGGAGAAATATCCAACGGCAGCTTTACGATATCCTTTCCCGGAACGTTTTCCTCGATTCTAGCCCGCACCCCCTTTAAATTTACGGCCGAGGGCGAAAGGCTCCTGCTTTCGGGAAAGGATGCGGTGGACTTCTGCCTCCACATCTACGGTGGAGTTGATTTTGCCGGTTCTCTCTTTTTGCGCGAAAAGTTGGTGGAACTTTGCACAAGGTCGGCGGACTTTTTCAGCGGCATAAAAAAGCAGGCGGAAGATTACATCGCCTATCGCTATTACTGTGTGCTCCCCCAAGCCGTCGCGAACAATCCGGAGGCCCTTTTGGTCTACATAGACGCCCTGGAAACCTGCAAGAAGAGCTACCTCGCGATGGTGAAAATGGGGATCGACAGGGAGGATGCCCGATACGTGCTGCCGATGGGAACCCGTACAAATCTCGTGGTGACCATGAACGTCAGGAGCCTGTATAATTTCTTCAACCTTCGCTGCTGCGAGAGGGCCCAGACGGAGATAAGGGAACTTGCGCGGATGATGCTGGCCGAGGTAAAGAAAATAGCCCCGAACCTCTTCAAAAAGGCCGGGGCTCCCTGCGAAGCCACGGGGTATTGCCCGGAGGGAGAACTCAGCTGCGGCCGGTATCCCGTCCGGAATTGACCAGCTCGAAGGACGCCATCAGTATCCTGTTCAGCCTGTCGTTTTGCCCGGTGAGGTAAAGGTAGCCCAGGAGCGCCTCGAACCCGGTGCTGTAATGGTAATCCATAATGTCGGCGTTCTTGGGGACCGTATTCACTTTGGCATTGCGAGCCTTACGGACCACATCCTTTTCTTCAGGGGTAAGATACTCTTCCAGTTTTTTGAGGGCTTCGGCCTGAGCCGAAGCCCTCACGTATTTGACCGCCTCGTGGTGCAGATCCCTCACCTTTTTACCGTTCCCCACCAGCATGGTCCTAATAAAAAGGTTGAAAACCGCATCGCCCACAAAAGCCAGTGCCAGCGAAGAAAGTGCTGACACATCTAATTTTTTGCCTTCCATCAGTGTATCACTCCAATCATACCCGCTTCCAGCGCACGCCGGCGGGGGTATCTTCCAGGATAATGCCCCTGGCCCTCAGCTCATCCCTTATTTTATCGGCCAAGGCGTAGTTTTTCGCCTTTCTGGCCTCCTCCCTTTCCTTTATCTTTTGCTCGATCTCCTCGTCCAGGAGCACCGGCTCGAATTTCGAGAAGAACCCCAGCACTCCGCCCAGTTCCAAAACCATCTCCTTGGTCTTCTTCACCGCTTCCCGTGAAGAATTTTCGTTCAGGCTGACGTTGAATTCCCTGATCATGTCGAAGAGCACCGCTATTGCTCCCGCGGTGTTGAAGTCGTCGTCCATAGCATCTTTGAATTTATTTTTGTTTTCAAGCTGTCTCCTTAAATACTCCTCCTCTTCGCCGTTCAACGGCCGTTCGGGGGCTGCGTTTTCCAGGTGCTCCATGGCGTAAAGGGCGTTATAAAGGCGCTCCAGGGCGCTCTTTGATTGATCCAAGAGCTCCCGGCTGAAATTTATGGGGCTTCTGTAGTGGGAGGAAAGCATCAGAAACCTCAGCACTTCCGGATTGTATTCCTTCAGTATATCCCTGACCGTGAAAAAATTTCCTAAAGACTTGGACATCTTCTCGTTGTTTATATTAAGGTAACCGACGTGCATAAAGAACCTGGCAAAGGGTTTGCCGGTGAAGGCTTCGCTCTGGGCCACCTCGTTTTCGTGGTGGGGGAATATGAGGTCCGGTCCACCGCCGTGGATGTCAATAGTTTCTCCCAGGTGTTTCATGGCCATTGCCGAGCACTCGATGTGCCACCCGGGCCTTCCCTCGCCCCATGGGCTGGGCCAGGAAGGCTCCCCCGGCTTTTTGGCTTTCCAGAGGGCGAAATCTATCGGGTCCTTCTTTTTCTCTCCGGGCTCCACCCTGGCTCCGGCCTCCAGTTCCTCCAGGTTCTGCCCGGAAAGCTTGCCGTAACCCGGGAATTTCCTGGCGGCGAAGTAAACGTCCCCTCCCACCTCGTAAGCGTAACCCTTTTCGATAAGAACCTTTATGAATTCGATGATATCCTCGATGTGCTCGGTGGCCCTGGGGTGCACGTCGGCCCTTTTTATGTTGAGAGCGTCAGCGTCTTTGAAGTATTCTTTGATAAACCTGTCCCCCAGCTCTTTGACCGTAACGCCTTCTTCGTTGGCTCTCTTTATCATCTTGTCGTCTATATCGGTGAAGTTCTGCACGAACTTCACCTCATAACCCTTATACTTTAAATAATTCCTTATAACATCAAAAGTTATGAACACCCGGGCGTTCCCCACGTGAAAAAAGTCGTAAACCGTGGGGCCGCAGGTGTAAATGGTCACTTTGTTGCCGTTAAGCGGTATGAACTCCTCTTTCCTTCTCGTCAGGGTGTTGTAGATCCTCATCCTTCACCCTCCTCTCAAGCCAGTCGATCTTTTTCTCCAGTTCTTCCAGCTTTCTCTGCAAGCTTCTCATCATGTCGGCCACCGGGTCCGGCAGCAGGTGATGGTCCAGGTCGACTTTCGTAAAGTCTTCTCTTGCAAAATCGATTTTCTTCCTTACGACGGCCTTCCCGGGCACACCCACCACGGTGCAATTGGGCGGTACATCCTTTAAAACTACCGCACCGGCGCCGATCTTGCAGTTGTCGCCGATCTTTATCGGGCCCAGGACTTTGGCCCCGGCACCTACGACTATATTATTACCAAGGGTTGGGTGTCTTTTGCCCTTCTCCTTGCCGGTGCCTCCCAGGGTAACTCCCTGGTAAAGGGTGACGTTGTCGCCTATTTCCGTGGTCTCGCCGATGACGACACCCATACCGTGGTCTATGAAAAACCCCTTTCCTATTTTAGCACCGGGGTGAATCTCGATGCCCGTTAAAAACCTTGCCACCTGGGATATGATCCTGGCTATAAGGAAAAGCTTTCTGTTATAAAAGAAATGAGCTATGCGGTGCATCAGGATGGCGTGAAACCCGGGATAGCACAGTATTACCTCCAGTACGCTCTTCACTGCCGGATCCCGCTCGAACACCACTTTTATGTCATCCCTGATAGTCTTTAAAAACGACATTGCTTTTGCCTC
The DNA window shown above is from Thermosediminibacter oceani DSM 16646 and carries:
- the tuf gene encoding elongation factor Tu encodes the protein MAKQKFERTKPHVNVGTIGHVDHGKTTLTAAITRTLSSSGLANFVAYDQIDKAPEERERGITIATAHVEYETEKRHYAHVDCPGHADYVKNMITGAAQMDGAILVVSAADGPMPQTREHILLARQVGVPYIVVFMNKVDMVDDPELLELVEMEVRELLSSYEFPGDEIPVVAGSALKALECGCGKRECEWCGKIWQLMDAVDEYIPTPERDADKPFLMPVEDVFTITGRGTVVTGRVERGTLKVGDEVEIVGLAPEKKKTVVTGVEMFRKILDQAVAGDNIGALLRGVDRDEVERGMVIAKPGSIHPHTKFKGQVYVLKKEEGGRHTPFFNGYRPQFYFRTTDVTGVIKLPEGTEMVMPGDNVVMEIELIAPIAIEEGLRFAIREGGRTVGAGVVTEIIE
- a CDS encoding IS110 family transposase, producing MFYGGIDVAKHSHEVCLVNDSGDIVLKMHLDNNHKGMNKLLQALERLGLKPDDVKFCLEATGHYWLPIYCYLTNQGFELHVINPIQSDALRNLYVRKTKTDQKDALLLADLLRLGRAPETRLPSETTLKLQSLSRLRFEFVRQVGGLKNRVLGILDRIFPEYPDCFSDVFIRTSRELLKSYPEPEELAEVDLSELSAFLKEHSRGRFGEERAKKIQSLAKGTFGITMALDAFTLQLRLLVEQIEFIEEQIKVIEDAINEVMEELRPSKDTPYRHVIETIPGIGPVLAAAIIGEIGDISRFPNPRALVAYAGLDATVRASGLFEGTRNRMSKRGSPVLRNSLWLAAVSARRFNPELRAYYEQKRSQGKHSNVATGAVARKLVHLIYSLWKDNRPYDPDYQWSPPGKNA
- the sigH gene encoding RNA polymerase sporulation sigma factor SigH; translation: MNAGLHKNDYAYYEDMQDEEVVYEARRGSREALEYLINKYKNFVKSKARSYFLIGADKEDIIQEGMIGLYKAIRDFNPDKLSSFKAFAELCITRQIITAIKTATRQKHIPLNSYISLNKPIYDEDSERTLLDVLSEVKITDPEELIISREEVEDIEGKMGEILSKLEWEVLISYLNGKSYQEIAKELRRHVKSIDNALQRVKRKLEKYLEVRDI
- a CDS encoding NYN domain-containing protein, which codes for MTEKYEEYLFVDGYNVINAWPELVEAKSLNLEAAREKLIDIMADYAAQTGINVIIVFDAHQVEGGRRIIYRVNGVEVVFTKEGETADNYIEKTVDSMSMGQRVRVATSDWIEQQIVMGRGAIRVSARELHQEIKDLIEKRRKQEERRRLERHTLEERIDKKIWSQIIERLKNGGGA
- the rlmB gene encoding 23S rRNA (guanosine(2251)-2'-O)-methyltransferase RlmB; translation: MILEDKNEARIEGRNAVLEALSASMPLNKIYIKKGERHGVMQKIRELARSSGIPVVELDPKSFEHMARTRNPQGVIALSSPKEYVSVDDILETAERRREAPFVFVLNEITDPQNLGSILRTADCLGVHGVIIPKRRACGVTPAVVKVSEGAAGYVNVARVTNIASTLECLKEKGLWVVGADMDGEPYHRVDLTGPVALVIGGEDKGLGRLVREKCDLLVKLPMRGHVPSLNAAVAAAVLGYEILRQREGRHD
- the thyX gene encoding FAD-dependent thymidylate synthase, yielding MKGFLYAGGEKALYKSFIEESGVLPALPEEIPEENLSHYVRGIFDAAGEISNGSFTISFPGTFSSILARTPFKFTAEGERLLLSGKDAVDFCLHIYGGVDFAGSLFLREKLVELCTRSADFFSGIKKQAEDYIAYRYYCVLPQAVANNPEALLVYIDALETCKKSYLAMVKMGIDREDARYVLPMGTRTNLVVTMNVRSLYNFFNLRCCERAQTEIRELARMMLAEVKKIAPNLFKKAGAPCEATGYCPEGELSCGRYPVRN
- a CDS encoding Mini-ribonuclease 3, with protein sequence MEGKKLDVSALSSLALAFVGDAVFNLFIRTMLVGNGKKVRDLHHEAVKYVRASAQAEALKKLEEYLTPEEKDVVRKARNAKVNTVPKNADIMDYHYSTGFEALLGYLYLTGQNDRLNRILMASFELVNSGRDTGRS
- the cysS gene encoding cysteine--tRNA ligase, with protein sequence MRIYNTLTRRKEEFIPLNGNKVTIYTCGPTVYDFFHVGNARVFITFDVIRNYLKYKGYEVKFVQNFTDIDDKMIKRANEEGVTVKELGDRFIKEYFKDADALNIKRADVHPRATEHIEDIIEFIKVLIEKGYAYEVGGDVYFAARKFPGYGKLSGQNLEELEAGARVEPGEKKKDPIDFALWKAKKPGEPSWPSPWGEGRPGWHIECSAMAMKHLGETIDIHGGGPDLIFPHHENEVAQSEAFTGKPFARFFMHVGYLNINNEKMSKSLGNFFTVRDILKEYNPEVLRFLMLSSHYRSPINFSRELLDQSKSALERLYNALYAMEHLENAAPERPLNGEEEEYLRRQLENKNKFKDAMDDDFNTAGAIAVLFDMIREFNVSLNENSSREAVKKTKEMVLELGGVLGFFSKFEPVLLDEEIEQKIKEREEARKAKNYALADKIRDELRARGIILEDTPAGVRWKRV
- the cysE gene encoding serine O-acetyltransferase → MSFLKTIRDDIKVVFERDPAVKSVLEVILCYPGFHAILMHRIAHFFYNRKLFLIARIISQVARFLTGIEIHPGAKIGKGFFIDHGMGVVIGETTEIGDNVTLYQGVTLGGTGKEKGKRHPTLGNNIVVGAGAKVLGPIKIGDNCKIGAGAVVLKDVPPNCTVVGVPGKAVVRKKIDFAREDFTKVDLDHHLLPDPVADMMRSLQRKLEELEKKIDWLERRVKDEDLQHPDEKERGVHTA